The Rosa rugosa chromosome 3, drRosRugo1.1, whole genome shotgun sequence sequence CTAGTAAAGTGGAACTGATGGAACAAGCTTTTGCCTTTCTGGTTGCCAAATTTACTGAAGACGGCACAATTGCTTTGTCAAACTTTTAAACCCACCATTCCGCAGCAAGAAAGATTTCACGGATAGCAGTATGGCATATTGACCTATTTTTAACCTTTAGATTGGTCTATGCGCCCTGATGGCCCTGTGGAGTGTCGAGTGTGCGTGCATTACCATGGTAGATGGGTCTGCAATATGTTTAAAACTGATTGAAATTCTGATATAGCATTGGCCTCGGTGGAAATTCTGATATAGCACAATATTTTGTGAAAAGACCAACATTATTGAACAGGAATCAAATTCACAACTGATGTGCAGGCCAAGTAAAATCAACCACTTTATTTAGGAAAATTCTACTATTCTAGCCAACAAAATCAAGCTTCTAATCCTTACAAACGTTACAGCAATAAAGCGTAACATCATAAAACAAGGCTGATCAAATCAATTTTACAATAGCTATAATCTCTACAATTCAAAAACTGAAGTCGACAAACTAATTACGGAAATTGGAACTTGCTGAAGTTTTTAGCATAGAACACAAATGGAGGCAAATGTTAACACCGCTGGTTCAACTAGTAGGCAGCAGATACCAGTCTACAAAGTCAGATCCGCTGTCCTCACTTGTATAATTGCTTGAATCTCTTACATGCTTCTAATATATTGTCCCTGTGACCAAAGGCACTAACCCTGATGAAACCTTCACCACCAGGTCCAAAGCCACTTCCAGGTGTGGTAACCACATGAGTCTTCTCAAGAATCTCAGCAAACACATCCCATGAGCTTTGTCCGGGGAAGTGGACCCACACATATGGAGCATTCGTCCCTCCATACACACTAAGGCCAAGGGAGTTAAATGTCTCCATTATGATATTAGTATTTTCTTTGTAGAAATTTATCACCCCGTGCATAGCCTACAAGGAGTTGAAAACAAATAATGTAAGCAAAGCTTGTGACACATAACCGTGGATTTTAGATTCAAAACTGTTGGAAAACAATCAAGAGACAGTAACAGACCTTAAGACCCTCTGGTTCAAGGCAAACCAGACCACCAGCTTGGATAATAGTGGATGCACCATTGAAGCAAGTACAAACAATGCGGTTGAAGTCCTTGGCGACTGGAAAACCATCCGAATAGCACAACTGCTTTGGAATCACAGTCCACCCCAAACGAGCTCCAGTGAATCCAGCATACTTGCTAAATGATGATATCTCAAGTGCAACCTTGAATGTCCATACAGAAGCAAACATGTTAGATCTTGGATAGTCAAAAATATAACATTGGAAAGGAAATTTCAAAAAAGGACATACGACAGGCTAAAGCACATCCAAATGTACAACTCTCAATAAAATACCGTTCTTTAACTAATTTATTATCAAGAAGGGTAAAGATGAAGTTTGTAGAAAAGATGATCAAAGAGCCTTGCAGTAACAAGTTATTGATTGCAGACTTACATCTTTAGCTCCAGGGATTTCAAAGATGGAGCGTGGACTATCATCTGACATATACAAGGCATATGCAGAATCATAGACTATGATTGAACCATTATCCTTGGCAAACTTTACAAGTTGTGTCAGTTGCTCTCTTGTTGCAGCAGAGCCAGTAGGATTGTTTGGTGAACAGAAAAATATGATATCTGTTCGATTAGTAGAGGACAGATCAGGAAAAAAACCATTATCAGGAGTACACCTCATGTACTCAATGTTTGCAAACTTCTCAACAGATTTCTGATACTCTCCTGTCTGGCCCATAATAACACTTGAGTCTACATAAGCCTGCATACACAGAAAATTTCTCTCAAAATTTTAACGTACTTAAAGAGTTGGCACACTTTAACTCATCAAGATAGATACTCAGTCTTTGTTTATTATCAATTTCTTCACAAACTTTCAATCAGAAAGTAGTCCCGAGCCTTTccaaatattttcttttagcaaAAAGAATATTAGTGTCTGTGAAGATATACAGATAATAAAGCACCAAAACAAAAGTTACCGGATATGATGGATCTTGCACTGCTATTGTTTTATCCTCCCCAAAAAGAATCTGCCACAAAATGAAGAAACAGCAAACCCcacaaatttttatttgttctttaTCACTCTATCAAtccaattaacaaaaaaaacgaAACAACAAACACAAATTTTATAAAAGTAAGCAAACCTGAAGGCGGGATATGTCACATTTTGCACCATCAGAAACAAATATATCATCTTCCTCTATGCCAAGGTTATCATAAAATGTTTTAGCAAGTGCAGATCTCAGTGGCTGCACATATTAATGACACGGGCAAGTCTTGATTATCACAGAAGTTACTTAATCATGATGATTGTAGAATCTCTGCTCAAGGAAATAAGTGACAGATGttaaaaaagaaatataaaagaacAAGAAATCTGACAGTTTAGTTTGGATTGAGAAAACAAGATCTATCTGAGTGGGTTAAAGGATGAATTGGGAATGACTGGTAATTTGAAATCTAACTTAACTCAAAATAGATACAATTACATATAAAGTAAATTTCTAAAGTCTCCATAAACAATTACTCTAAAAATTTAAATCCAAATCTCGCATTCATTCTACCCTAATGAAACCTTAAATCCCGATTTTCAAACAAGACAAATGGTGGTACAGATAGGAGGACATATTTTGCACAGATGACTTAGAAAGCATCAATTGAAACATTGTAAATGGCAATTAAATATAAGAAGGCCAAGTACCTTTTCACCTTGTTCAGGTCCATAACCACTGTAACCCTCTAGGGTGGACATGGCAAGTGCTCTCTGCCAAATCAATAATATAAATGTTAAACAGCTAGACCAACAAAAATGTGATACATATTCTTTTAAGGTAACATTCATGATCAGATGGAATAGAGAACCTACAATTCAAGGAGAACGTAAATTGATATAACAAAACATTTTTCAGGATAGAAAAGCTGTCAATCTCAAGATTAGAGTAATTGGTTTCTCCTTTGGAAAAACGGTGCCGACTTTTCTTGTCTGCCTCAATAATTCCAACTCAACCAAAAGAGAAAAGACATTCCTAGAATCATATATAAAAACTGAAGTTGGCTAGCAGAACCAAAATTAAGGAAAATGAAATACTAAGAGGCGAAGAATCTGCCAAGAAAAAGGGTGCCAAGTGCCAACTATTGTATAGGCAACCCAtgttttttttctgatttcgtGATTTCCACATTACTGTTCAACTTGGGGTTCATGTTAGAAACACATCAATAAGCATGCAAGtgttgcagaaaaaaaaaactaaaataggAATAGAAGTGTGGGAAGCATCGTTGACCACTAAAGAGAAACTTTCTAATTTGGAGTTATATTGGTTGCTTCATTCCTTGAACAGccaaatcatattttacaatgtCACAAATTTCAGACAAGCTTTCACTCTTGTACATGCAATTAACACAAAACAACCGGTTTTTGCTTGTGAATATAAGCAGTTGCTTACGTTAATTCAAGGCTGCCATACCACACACATTCAAAatcgaaacaaacaaacactcaTGCTGGGCAGTAACAGAGCACATTAACCATGAGAGCCGAGAAATACCTTTGCAATTACAGAGGTTATATATTCTGGAATGGGCTCGGTAGTGTCACCAATTCCAAGGGGTATTATTTTCGCATCAGGGTACTTCTCCAAGTGCGCATTCCTCCTCCTAGCAATCTAAACCCCCCACCaaaacacaacaaaaacaaaatctcaCATCAATCAATCAACCACAATCAACAGTACCGCAACCGATTACAGATTAACAcacataaaaacttcaaaaatcaGTGCCCCTTAATCCTCTAATAAATCAAACGAGTGATATTTAGCTATAGTGAAACAAAATTACAGACCTCTGGAAAAAGATAACCAGCTTGAAGCTTCTCCATGTTGGCATTGCGACTCACCTGAGTCTTATACTCTTCACATTACAAACACACATAATCAAAACTTTGTTCCTAAAAAACTAATATAAAAATGACCGAAATTGATATAAAGACTGAAAAAAGCAGCACCGACTTGAATTCTCAGGAGTGGCGACGCATTTAAAGAAGCCGCCGATGGTTTTGGCGGGAACGGCGACGCTCTGCGCTCTGCAAAACAGAGTGGTGAATGTTTAGaaaacagagaaagaaaaagtGAGAAAGAGACAGTGGGGCAGATTCGAACCTGGACGTCCGCGACTTGAAATTGAAGCCGAACAAGCcggaggaagaagacgagattGAAGCTTGATTCACAgccattttgtttttggttctacAAAACAATCCCCAACTGAACACCCACTATATGAAGCACGCCTCTCACTCCGTGTCACAGTAGGACTGTAGTACTCAAAACGCTGCGTTTCGTTAGGGGTTTCTGTGGGGGTATTTTGGTCAGAACacaatttggttttgtttgattTATGAGATTCTGATTGGTTGTTGTTTGGTTCTGTGtgaaattttgtaatttttgaaACATTTCTGAGAGAATTGGTGGCGTGGTTCGGCATGATGTGTTTTGATGAGTTCATTCATATGTGCTTGCATATATTAAGCTTTGGATTAAGATGCTGCTCTGtagtttttaatttaatttaattgatTGGTAGTGTTATATTGCTCTGTTGCACTAATGGGAGACTTTTCGAATCAGGTTGAGGACTAGGAAAGCAAGCAAGCAAGCTTGCGAAGCGAGTATAGTATAGTAACTActgggattatatatataaaggtaATTTCTTTTGTCTATGTCCTAAGTTTGGATCATAGAGATTACTTTTCGAAATATGACTAGTCTACCGTGGTAGATTTTGATACATCGATCATACTGCATTTATCCTATGATGATTTTGCGTTCTATTTATCGTGTTGTTTTTGCTTCGCATCAGTTGATTTCAAGTATAACTCTCAATTCGTAAATTTGTAACAGGATTTCCTTGTCATAGTTATCTGTTACTTCCTCCTGCACAAAGTCTTTGTTGGGATACAGTTCTGTTGGCTGGACTTAAACATCAATGGTAGATCATAAACATTTCAACAGTCCTCTTCTGAGTCCCGGAGTTGGATGTAATTTTTGAGTTCGATTGATTGCAATGTCTCTAAGAAAGCCCCCACTCCCTCGTCTCCTCCTTAACAATGTCTCTTGCATGAGGAATGCCCAGCAGATCTTGCGACATGTAAATGCCTCAGTTCACGACGGTGGAGCACTTGTGCTGATGGGTACCAATGGCTCGGGCAAGACTACCTTCCTGCGCATGTTAGCCGGCTTTTCTAAACCTTCTGCTGGCCATTCCAGGTCCTCTGGAATGGTCACGATATCACAGATTCAGGAGTTTTCCACCAGTACAAGCTCCAACTCAACTGGCTCTCCCTCAAAGACGCCGTCAAAGAGAAGTTCACAGTCCTCGACAATGTCCAGTGGTTTGAAGTCCTTGAAGGGAAGATGGGGAATTCCCTGCCTGCTTTAGAGTTGATGGGCCTCGGCAGATTGGCCAAAGAGAAGGCGAGAATGCTGTCAATGGGGCAGCGGAAAAGACTACAGCTCGCTAGGTTGCTGGCAATCGACAGACCTATTTGGTTGCTCGACGAGCCCTCTGTTGCATTGGATACCGACGGAGTGAAGCTGCTCGAGTACGTCATTGCAGAGCATAGAAAGAAAGGCGGCATTGTCATTGTGGCAACACATCTACCTATCGAGATCGAAGACGCGACATACCTGAGGCTGCCAGCTAGGTTCCCAAGGAGAATGACCTTGGTAGATATGCTTGATCGCTCAGACTTTTGATTCTCTCCCTATTCTTGTTTACACACAAAACCTGAGCAAGAAGCAAAATTTGTAGTCATTGTGATTGATTTTTATTATAAGACCAAAATGTCCTTAGCCCTTCCGAGCATCCGCATTGACCAAAATACCCCTTCAGAGCAGTATATAAGAGCCCTGGAGATggaattctagggtttcaagacGCTCATTAGTTTAAGAATGAGGCTTTGCTCAGAGTGAggctttactctctctctctctctctctcatcatcatcatcatcttcttcttcttcttcatcttcatcttcatcataaaACCGAATGTCACAGAGGCGGTGATGATTTTTTCACAGTTTGTATAACTCAAGACAGTGGGAAGAGGTGGAACCGGTTTTCTTGGCGGGGCGCGCGACCCGGTTGTTCTTGTAAATCTTAAATTTGTGAGTGGAATGGGACCTTACAATAAGAGTTCTTTCATTTACCTACTTAACAAATCGTAATTCCAAATCAATCAATGCAAGGTTCACTTAGCGTGATATTAGAATTCTTGAGTGTAACAGTGTAAtcttaaaattttaataaaataaagttCAAACCACTGTAATGTGAGAGCCTTAAATTTTAGGAACTAGCTTAGGAAGTTACCTCTTAAGTCAAAAGTGAACATAGGATTTTATAAATGATTCATAGTCAGATCCTATTTTGTCATATTTCTCCTACTCCAACTAAAAATCAAATGATTTTTCAACAACTAGAGATCAAATAATTTCCGAACTTTTAATTTATCTCTTACCTTTTCAGCATTTTTATTAACAAAAGTCCCGAGCCTATATTaatttagggtccttgaccaaaagcaccaaaatgagccaaacttttctcacttaccccagcaacagtttTTTATTCCCACCAACCCAATTCAGAGTACAATAACTAATATATCCTCAGTCTAATTAAACAACCACATTTCATGCCATTCTCTCATATTTCTCTCTCCAGcacgattctctctctctctctctctctctctctctctctctctctctctctctctctctctctctctctctctctctccatatcCAGTATAGATCACTGGCCACCTTCGCCGGAGAAAGTTTCACGATGGCATGGAAAACTATTCTTCCCGGACGGCGACTTATTCAACCTTGGAGGCGAAGCAGAAGACCCATGGCTCTACACTGTTCGACGCCGTCCGATTTGGACAGGACGATTTGCAGAACGGCGACAGGGATCTGTCGAAGTCGCTCCCAGCCTCGTCGTCGTTGCTGCTGCTGAGAGGTCGCTTCAGTCCGACTAGCGACTTCGTCGAGGAGGTCATCACCTGCTTCAATGAGATCGATTTCCACCGCTCGACCCGAGGACCCGATCCGGCGAGGACCTCAACTCCGTTTTACAGAACCACCAGCAGCCGTTATTTCAGCCTCGGGCTCCGGCGACCTATCACGgagattttggatttgtttcGGTAACCGGCCGGAGTCGATTTCGATTCAAGCCTCGTCTCCAATTGGATCTTTGGTGATGATGGAGGCTCAATCAAGTACTGGAAGAGTAACATGAATAATGTGCTAGTCAAGGAATCTGCTCACCAGGAATTGGTTCGGGACTTAAGCTTCTATAGGAGTAATTTGAAGTTTTGTTCATGTTTGGATGATACTACTGTTAAAATCGGGGATTTTGAACGGTGCCAACAAGAGCAGACATTGACCGGCCATGGTTGGAATGTGAAGAGTGTTGACTGGCTCTTGTTTCCTCTGCTCATCTTCTACTTGCTATTCAATCTCTCCTGTGCAGCTGAAGCTGAAGATGAAAAAAATGTTATCAACATTGGAGCAATCATTGATGTTACTATTGGTACTTGATAAATTATGCAAGCAAAAAGTTTTATAGGGGAGAGAATAAAGGTCtattagggggggggggggcaatagacactTTAAATTGAcgtaattttctctttttttttctttaatcaaagtttatttgtctaaatttagggagattagttctcatttcggtaatcgaaacgtctattgaggggcaatagacgttttaaattgacgtaatcttctcattttttttctttaatcaaaatttatttgtctaaatttagggagattagttcttatttcggtaatcgaaacgtctattggggggcaatagacgagTATTGcccttctattggggggcaatacacgtcTACTGCtcctctattgggggcaattgAGGTTTTTCAAAAAATCCGGtaggcggcagccggtgaccggaatccggcgatcggTGTCCGGAATCCAGCGAAAGttgatcggaatccggcgaccggtgacggggctccggcgaagtctcctatggtttctctctcttccattttctctctctctctaagtaacacatgagtgagggtaaaatggtattaaaaaaaaaaaaaaaaaaaaaactttatggggtattagggaagacccctttagagtgttttgggtaagagggaattaaaaaaacttaatggggtaagtggcaaaaaaatctctagaaatggagtaaatggacaaaaacccattaATTTATCTTCTCTTTCCATTCCGCTCCCACTCTTGTCTCAAGCTCAGAAACACTTGAATATATATGCTTAGTTCACTTTCTGATAGACTCAACTTGGTGGAACAAAGGAAATTAACAAAAGAGGCTTAAAGAAACTGCATAATACTTCATTGATTACCAAAAGAGAACAGCAATACAAAATATATAGTAGGATTACAAGATCAATTCAGGATCTGGATGGCAGCTGCCAGCTGTCCTGTGAACAATAACTGAGTCTTGTAATGGTAAAGGATTAGAGAGGAATTGGGGATTGAATCTATCAAGTCCCTCCCCCTTGCAAAGGGCCTGACCTCAGGCACAGAACTCTGGGAAATGTTGTTTGATTGTGTGAGCTGCTTCCCATGTCGCATCTTCAGCTGGGAGACCGACCCACTGGATCAGCCATTGGGTGATATTGCGTTTCTTCTTGCGTACCACCGCCAAGCCAAAGACCTTTTCCGGGAGACACAACAATTCACCATAGCTATCAAAATCAGGAAGCGAAGTAGTAAGGGGTGTACCATCTCCAATACGGCGTTTCAGAAGGGATACATGAAAAATGGGGTGAATGCGGCATTGGGGAGGCAGCTCGAGCTTGTAGGCGACTTTGCCAATTCGAGCTAGGATCAAGAAGGGGCCATAGTATCGTGGAGATAGCTTGTTGGATGCGCGCTTCACCAATGATTGTTGGTGGTATGGGTGTAATTTCATAAACACCCAATCACCAATGTTGAACACCCTTTCAGTGCGGTGTTGATCAGCAGACTGCTTCATTCTATTCCTGGTTGTAGCCATGTGAGTCTTGAGTGATTGTACTAAAATGTTGCGGTCTTGGAGTGCCTTGTCGACTTTCTGAACTGAAGTAGAGCCTGGTACATACATAGTAACAGAGGGTGGAGGAATACCATAAACAACTTCAAATGGAGTCATTCGAATGGTGGAATGGTAAGTCGAATTGTACCACCATTCTGCCCAATGAAGTAGAAAAGAGCAAGAGGAGGTTTTGTCTTGCACAAAGCACCGCAAGTAATGCTCCAATGATTTATTAACAACCTCGGTTTGGCCATCCGTTTGGGGATGGTAGACGGAACTTTGGCACAACGTGGTACCCTGCAATTTAAAGAAAGCTGTCCAAAAATGGCTGATGAAGATAGGATCACGATCACTTACAATCGACCTAGGCATGCCATGAAGGCAAAATACTTCCTTCATGAACAGTTCCGCGACGTGAGTTGCAGAGTATGGTGGGAGATTGCAATGAAATGCCCGTACTTGGAAAGGCGATCTACTACCATAAAGATTGCATTTTTTCCATTTGATTGGGGAAGGCCATCATGACAAAATACATTGAAATATCAAACCATATGTTTCCTGGGATAGGTAGAGGCTGCAGCAGACCAGGTGGTTTTATGGTTTCATGAGTTTGTCTCTGGCATTGATCACTCTCTGCTATGAAGGATTTGATCTCTTTCAGCATTCCGGACCAAGCAAAATTGCGAAAGAGAAGCAAATATGTGCGTAGGTACCCAGAATGTACAGCTTGGAGAGAAGAATGAAATTCATACAACATTTTAGTGCGCCAATCGGAGGAAGCAGGAACAAATATTTTACCTTTGTACAATAGGCGATTGTTGCTCCAACTGAAACCTTTCTTGGCCGGAATACCTTGTAGTAATTGGGATATGATGACTTGAGCGTCCTTATCTCGGAGGCATGCCTGATCAATTTGGGGTAAGCAATCAAACATGGGAGCAGAAACCACCTGAAGAGGACAAAGTTCATGGCGTCTAGAGATCAGCAAGTCCGGCACCGTATTGGTACTACCAGCCCGATATTCAATGGTGTAATTGTAacccatcaatttggctaaccATTTGTGTTGAGAAGGTGGGGAGATACACTGGTCCAATAGGTGCTTGAGGGTCTGATGGTCTGTGAAGATCTTGAAAGGGTGACTGAGCAGATATGGACGCCACTTCTCAATGGCAAAAAGGATTGCTAGCATCTCCTTATCATATACCAATAAGACCTGATTGCGAGGTGATAATGATTTGCTCAAGAATGCAATTGGATGGCGTTGCTGGGACAACACTACTCCTATACCCAAACCACTTGCATCAGTTTTGATCACAAAGGGTTGAGAAAAATCTGGTAGAGCTATCACCAGTGCAGTCATCAATGCATGTTTGAGGTCTTCGAATGCTGATTCGGAAGCAGGGGACCATTTGAAATTATCAAGCTTGAGGAGATCAGTGAGTGGCTTGGCTAGGAGGCCGTAATGGTGGATGAAACGGTGTTAATAGCTGGTCAACCCTAAGAAGCCGTGGAGGGACTTAATGGTCGTGGGCTTGGGCCACTCCTTGATAGCTCTAACTTTTTCTGCATCCACTGGTACACCGTGTTCCGACACCACATGGCCCAAATAGTGGACTGTAGGCTATGCAAAAGAGCATTTGGAAAGCTTGGCTTGAAGGTGGTTAGCCCATAAGAGAGTGATTACCTCTTGTAAATCATCAACATGAGAATGTAAATCCGGACTATAGACCAAAATGTCGtcgaaaaaaaaccaaaacacatTTGCGAAGTAATAGTTTGAAAACATGGTTCATCAATGCTTGGAATGTAGAAGGAGCACtagttagaccaaaaggcattaccacGAATTCAAAGTGTGCTTCATGAGTGCGGAATGCCATTTTTGAGATGTCTTGCTCATGCATCCGGATTTGGTGGTAGCCGGACCGTAAGTCAAGTTTGGAGAAAATTGTGGCACCATGGAGTTCATCCAAAAGCTCATCTACCACGTGAATGGGGAATCGATCTTTGACTGTCACAGCATTTAGTGACCTATAGTCCACATAAAACCCCCATTTCCCTTCCTTCTACTTCACTAATAGGACCGGAGAAGAAAAAAGGTTGCAACTCGGCTGTATAATGCCTTGGGCAAGCATGTCGGTTACTTGGGCTTCTAGTTCAACTTTTTGGGAGTGT is a genomic window containing:
- the LOC133737229 gene encoding LL-diaminopimelate aminotransferase, chloroplastic-like, coding for MAVNQASISSSSSGLFGFNFKSRTSRAQSVAVPAKTIGGFFKCVATPENSKYKTQVSRNANMEKLQAGYLFPEIARRRNAHLEKYPDAKIIPLGIGDTTEPIPEYITSVIAKRALAMSTLEGYSGYGPEQGEKPLRSALAKTFYDNLGIEEDDIFVSDGAKCDISRLQILFGEDKTIAVQDPSYPAYVDSSVIMGQTGEYQKSVEKFANIEYMRCTPDNGFFPDLSSTNRTDIIFFCSPNNPTGSAATREQLTQLVKFAKDNGSIIVYDSAYALYMSDDSPRSIFEIPGAKDVALEISSFSKYAGFTGARLGWTVIPKQLCYSDGFPVAKDFNRIVCTCFNGASTIIQAGGLVCLEPEGLKAMHGVINFYKENTNIIMETFNSLGLSVYGGTNAPYVWVHFPGQSSWDVFAEILEKTHVVTTPGSGFGPGGEGFIRVSAFGHRDNILEACKRFKQLYK